One window from the genome of Streptomyces sp. NBC_00287 encodes:
- a CDS encoding class I SAM-dependent methyltransferase: MEATNLLYRDPALYDLLQSDSTGAEMCQALIESHRPDARTLVDFGCGTGRDLEILAKCFECIGVDLQPGMVDYAHQARPGLDVRIGDMRTVRLGKRMDVVTCIGNSLAYVHDNNEISQVFATFAAHARPDAPLVLCSPVAPITRSEPNTATVDTPRGPATVTIRHEWDLRTQINTMHRHWVLPSGDEARDEIRRRVLFPRELERCANDAGFEILDMTDGRGAGPIGPTAYPLARYMSSVIQG, translated from the coding sequence GTGGAAGCCACAAACCTCCTCTATCGAGACCCGGCACTGTACGACCTGCTCCAGTCCGACAGCACGGGCGCCGAGATGTGCCAGGCCCTGATCGAGTCGCACCGGCCGGACGCCCGGACTCTGGTCGACTTCGGATGCGGTACCGGTCGGGACTTGGAGATCCTGGCCAAGTGCTTCGAGTGCATCGGCGTGGATCTCCAACCCGGCATGGTCGATTACGCTCACCAGGCCCGGCCGGGGCTGGATGTACGCATCGGGGACATGCGCACCGTACGACTCGGCAAGCGCATGGACGTGGTGACCTGTATCGGCAACAGCCTCGCCTACGTGCACGACAACAACGAGATCAGTCAGGTCTTCGCCACCTTCGCGGCCCACGCCCGGCCGGACGCGCCGCTCGTGTTGTGCTCCCCCGTCGCCCCTATCACCCGGAGCGAGCCGAACACCGCCACCGTTGACACCCCTCGGGGTCCGGCGACGGTCACCATCCGGCACGAGTGGGACCTGCGGACCCAGATCAACACCATGCACCGGCACTGGGTGTTGCCCTCGGGCGACGAGGCTCGGGACGAGATCCGCAGGCGGGTTCTGTTCCCTCGTGAGCTGGAGCGCTGTGCGAACGATGCCGGCTTCGAGATCCTCGACATGACCGACGGCAGAGGGGCCGGGCCCATCGGCCCAACCGCGTACCCGCTCGCCCGGTACATGAGCTCTGTCATCCAAGGCTGA
- a CDS encoding type II toxin-antitoxin system VapC family toxin: protein MQPVILDTDVASLSHKRKLAGPLATRLIGRKPLITFVTHGELTKWMEIRHWGARSRQELADWLADIPVLPGDESVAATWGRLSAAGIQRGRPRPVNDMWIAACALTYDLPLATLNVKDYEDFRLHHGLRILGAE from the coding sequence ATGCAACCCGTCATCCTCGACACCGACGTCGCCTCCCTTTCCCACAAGCGCAAGCTCGCCGGGCCGCTCGCGACTCGTCTCATCGGCCGCAAGCCGCTGATCACCTTCGTGACCCACGGCGAACTGACCAAGTGGATGGAGATCCGCCACTGGGGCGCTCGCAGTCGCCAGGAACTCGCCGACTGGCTCGCCGACATCCCCGTGCTGCCCGGCGACGAGTCCGTCGCCGCCACCTGGGGGCGGCTCTCGGCCGCCGGGATTCAGCGTGGCCGACCCCGCCCGGTCAACGACATGTGGATTGCCGCCTGCGCTCTCACCTACGACCTGCCGCTCGCCACCCTCAACGTCAAGGACTACGAGGACTTCCGCCTCCACCACGGCCTCCGCATCCTCGGCGCCGAGTAG